A stretch of the Lolium perenne isolate Kyuss_39 chromosome 3, Kyuss_2.0, whole genome shotgun sequence genome encodes the following:
- the LOC127343016 gene encoding uncharacterized protein produces MHTPFMDKTPHHRTGVGAAGRLKQRLALLLVRSSCTTNTTRTTTTSATTFVSLDKATANPRQEPRHSPDLCTNQGTKLEEGSRSRRHRRRSASVVHASTDCTGTASGRRSARSDVPGLSSPLPTNDARKQSKSRGKPRSPSVPRRHCSYYSSGRGRRPPMASTPYSFSSSTVTDDESGEEAETRTLFSSLSFSSDSTSEFYHTNSSRTSRKSHRNAPRRARRHSSVAAKHHQWNNKEEAGAVGEGMAVVKRSSNPYADFRSSMVEMVVERRLASAGKMEELLVSYLSLNSPEHHPAILTAFEDVWEAVFGQA; encoded by the coding sequence atgcacacaccgtTCATGGACAAAACACCCCACCACCGCACCGGCGTTGGCGCCGCTGGCCGGCTGAAGCAGAGGCTCGCGCTGCTCCTTGTGCGTTCTTCTTGCACCACGAACACGACCAGGACCACAACCACATCGgccaccaccttcgttagcctcgATAAGGCCACCGCCAACCCCCGGCAAGAGCCACGACATTCCCCTGACTTGTGCACCAACCAGGGGACCAAGCTCGAGGAAGGAAGCCGttcacgccgccaccgccgccgcagcGCGTCAGTCGTCCATGCCTCCACCGATTGCACCGGCACGGCGTCCGGTCGCCGTTCGGCCCGCTCCGACGTCCCCGGCCTGTCGTCACCGTTGCCGACGAACGATGCCAGGAAGCAGAGCAAGAGCAGGGGCAAGCCGCGTTCTCCGTCGGTGCCAAGGCGCCACTGCTCGTACTACTCCAGTGGGCGTGGGCGGCGACCGCCGATGGCCTCCACGCCGTACAGCTTCTCCTCGTCCACCGTGACCGACGACGAGAGCGGCGAGGAGGCCGAGACGCGGACGCTCTTCTCGTCCCTCAGCTTCTCCTCCGACTCCACGTCCGAGTTTTACCACACCAACAGCAGCCGTACCTCCAGGAAGAGCCACAGGAACGCGCCTCGCCGTGCGCGGCGGCACTCTTCCGTGGCGGCTAAGCACCACCAGTGGAACAACAAGGAGGAGGCTGGCGCCGTCGGCGAGGGAATGGCGGTGGTGAAGCGGTCGAGCAACCCGTACGCGGACTTTCGGAGCTCGATGGTGGAGATGGTCGTGGAGCGTCGCCTCGCCAGCGCGGGGAAGATGGAGGAGCTCCTGGTGTCGTACCTTTCGCTCAACTCGCCAGAGCACCACCCGGCAATCCTCACCGCCTTCGAGGACGTCTGGGAGGCCGTCTTCGGACAGGCGTGA